One segment of Pseudodesulfovibrio sp. 5S69 DNA contains the following:
- a CDS encoding ABC transporter ATP-binding protein produces MSETMFVRPMRTRPIPEGTRPLVSLKGLTKRFGKVLANDAITLDVYPGRIKALLGENGAGKSTMMSMLAGRYKPDEGTIEVDGEPVRFTSSKDAIRAGIGMVYQHFMLVDSMTVAENVLLGQEGGFFVSSREMEHRVSELAEGYGLNIDPGARICELSMGERQLVEILKLLYRESRILIFDEPTAVLTPEETRNLFEALWRMTEQGKAIIFISHKLEEVIALADDIAILRRGRIEGELAPESIESKADLASRMVGKEVLLEVDRQPAEIGDKVLEIRNLTGLGLDEIDLDVRRGEIVALVGVAGNGQKALVEAVTGLTKPPQDTVFIMGKPWRQFFAESTWNRSMCYIPEDRLGLATLPNQNLVDNLLLTTRKGFAKGLWLDKKKAAKHTTRLIEKFDIRPGRIHALAWQLSGGNLQKAVLARELYREPKLIVAEQPTQGLDVSATEEVWNRLLETRSMAGVLLVTGDLNEALQLADRVAVIYRGKILGVLNNTDKDIARKIGPLMAGIVD; encoded by the coding sequence GCGGTTCGGCAAGGTCTTGGCCAACGACGCCATCACCCTGGACGTCTATCCAGGCCGCATCAAGGCCCTGCTCGGCGAGAACGGGGCGGGCAAGTCGACCATGATGTCCATGCTGGCGGGCCGCTACAAGCCGGATGAGGGGACCATCGAGGTGGACGGCGAGCCCGTGCGCTTCACCTCCTCCAAGGACGCCATCCGGGCGGGCATCGGCATGGTCTACCAGCATTTCATGCTCGTGGACTCCATGACCGTGGCCGAGAACGTCCTGCTCGGCCAGGAGGGCGGCTTCTTCGTTTCTTCGCGCGAGATGGAGCACCGCGTGAGCGAACTGGCCGAAGGCTACGGGCTGAACATCGATCCGGGCGCGCGCATCTGCGAGCTGTCCATGGGCGAGCGGCAACTGGTCGAGATCCTGAAGCTCCTGTACCGCGAGAGCCGCATCCTCATTTTCGACGAGCCCACGGCGGTCCTCACCCCGGAGGAGACCCGCAATCTTTTCGAGGCCCTGTGGCGCATGACCGAGCAGGGCAAGGCGATCATCTTCATCTCCCACAAGCTGGAGGAGGTCATCGCCCTGGCCGACGACATCGCCATCCTGCGGCGCGGCCGCATCGAGGGCGAGCTGGCCCCGGAATCCATCGAGTCCAAGGCGGACCTTGCCTCGCGCATGGTCGGCAAGGAGGTCCTGCTCGAAGTGGACCGGCAGCCCGCCGAGATCGGCGACAAGGTCCTGGAGATCAGGAATCTTACGGGCCTGGGCCTTGACGAGATCGACCTGGACGTGCGCAGGGGCGAGATCGTGGCCCTGGTGGGCGTGGCGGGCAACGGCCAGAAGGCGCTGGTCGAGGCCGTCACCGGCCTGACCAAACCGCCGCAAGACACGGTCTTCATCATGGGCAAGCCGTGGCGGCAATTCTTCGCCGAATCCACCTGGAACCGGTCCATGTGCTACATCCCCGAGGACCGGCTCGGCCTGGCCACACTGCCCAACCAGAACCTGGTGGACAACCTGCTCCTGACCACACGCAAGGGGTTTGCCAAGGGACTGTGGCTGGACAAGAAGAAGGCCGCCAAGCACACCACCCGGCTCATCGAGAAGTTCGACATCCGCCCCGGCCGCATCCACGCCCTGGCCTGGCAGCTCTCGGGCGGCAACCTGCAAAAGGCCGTCCTGGCCCGGGAACTCTACCGCGAGCCCAAGCTCATAGTGGCTGAACAGCCCACCCAGGGGCTGGACGTGTCCGCCACCGAGGAGGTCTGGAACCGGCTGCTCGAGACCCGGTCCATGGCCGGAGTGCTGCTGGTCACCGGCGACCTCAACGAAGCCTTGCAACTGGCGGACCGCGTGGCGGTCATCTACCGGGGCAAGATCCTGGGTGTCCTGAACAACACCGACAAGGACATCGCCCGCAAGATCGGCCCCCTCATGGCCGGCATCGTCGATTAG
- a CDS encoding basic amino acid ABC transporter substrate-binding protein, translating into MKFNKMRMMIVLAAILSLCALTTVAQAGTTLDKIKKEGVITVGNSPDYPPFESIGDNGERVGFDVDLLKAITAKMGVKVKWVTMDFAAIVTATQSGQVDMGMSGFSISPERAEQVSFSAPYIASGQVIVVRNDSDIKSAADLKGRKIAVQLGTTGEQEADKIEGAEVVKPESYNIAFMMLNNKVADAVIADISVADEFVKQGKFKRAGEPLSFEEFAMITRKGNDDLLQALNKALEAVKADGTYAAIVKKWNL; encoded by the coding sequence ATGAAGTTCAACAAAATGCGCATGATGATCGTGCTCGCTGCGATCCTTTCGCTGTGCGCGCTGACCACCGTCGCCCAGGCCGGAACCACCCTGGACAAGATCAAGAAAGAGGGCGTCATCACCGTGGGCAACTCCCCGGACTACCCTCCGTTCGAATCCATCGGCGACAACGGTGAGCGCGTCGGCTTCGACGTGGACCTGCTCAAGGCCATCACCGCCAAGATGGGCGTCAAGGTCAAGTGGGTGACCATGGACTTCGCCGCCATCGTCACCGCCACCCAGAGCGGCCAGGTGGACATGGGCATGTCCGGCTTCTCCATCTCTCCCGAGCGCGCCGAACAGGTCAGCTTCTCCGCCCCCTACATCGCCAGCGGGCAGGTCATCGTGGTGCGCAACGACTCGGACATCAAGTCCGCCGCCGACCTCAAGGGCCGGAAGATCGCGGTCCAGCTCGGCACCACCGGCGAGCAGGAGGCCGACAAGATCGAGGGCGCGGAAGTGGTCAAGCCCGAGAGCTACAACATCGCCTTCATGATGCTCAACAACAAGGTCGCCGACGCGGTCATCGCCGACATCTCCGTGGCCGACGAGTTCGTCAAGCAGGGCAAGTTCAAGCGCGCTGGCGAGCCCCTGTCCTTCGAGGAATTCGCCATGATCACCCGCAAGGGCAACGACGACCTACTCCAGGCCCTGAACAAGGCGCTGGAAGCGGTGAAGGCGGACGGCACCTACGCCGCCATCGTCAAGAAGTGGAATCTCTAG
- a CDS encoding amino acid ABC transporter permease gives MDFSLLFKHQDMLLHGAWITLQVTFGALALGLVLGILAGTGRISRRVQIRVIADAYIQVIRGTPMLLQIFFFYLGFPQLYMLATGEGFTPDPLITGIVALGINSGAYNAEIIRAGIQSINKGQMEAARGTGLSHTQAMFHVILPQALKRMIPPLGNELIVLLKDSSLISTIGVAELMFTAKVLGARYYTYVPFLVGVGCIYLVLTFGFSRLFNALERKLSSGSGARENKGAVPDLG, from the coding sequence ATGGATTTTTCCCTGCTCTTCAAACACCAGGACATGCTCCTGCACGGGGCCTGGATCACCCTGCAGGTGACCTTCGGGGCCTTGGCCCTGGGGCTCGTCCTCGGCATCCTGGCCGGGACCGGGCGCATCAGCCGCCGCGTTCAGATACGGGTGATCGCCGATGCCTACATCCAGGTCATCCGGGGCACCCCGATGCTGCTCCAGATATTCTTCTTCTATCTCGGCTTCCCGCAACTCTACATGCTGGCCACGGGTGAGGGGTTCACCCCCGATCCGCTGATCACCGGCATCGTGGCGCTGGGCATCAACAGCGGGGCGTACAACGCCGAGATTATCCGCGCGGGCATCCAGTCCATCAACAAGGGCCAGATGGAGGCCGCGCGCGGCACCGGATTGTCCCACACCCAGGCCATGTTCCACGTGATCCTGCCCCAGGCCCTCAAGCGGATGATTCCGCCCTTGGGCAACGAACTGATCGTCCTGCTCAAGGACTCGTCGCTCATCTCGACCATCGGCGTGGCCGAACTCATGTTCACCGCCAAGGTGCTGGGCGCGCGGTATTACACCTACGTGCCGTTCCTGGTGGGAGTGGGGTGCATCTATCTGGTGCTGACCTTCGGCTTTTCCCGCCTGTTCAACGCCCTGGAGCGCAAGCTCTCTTCGGGCAGCGGGGCGCGCGAGAACAAGGGAGCCGTTCCGGACCTGGGATGA